From Candidatus Doudnabacteria bacterium, a single genomic window includes:
- the pilO gene encoding type 4a pilus biogenesis protein PilO, with product MAQVTFKTIIYIAILLILACFGVGYFLTTPQWSQYSIGKAQLAKVQSDNVQITSDLASVQSFLDDYQTYQKDADTVNLSLPIKSSDMANFAASLGDLAKSSGVVLSNIAIQETPTTAATTVNAIQVIPVSLTASGTFASFKDFMIRLEDHLRIVDVGHVSLKTDENGLIQYQMNLQTYYQK from the coding sequence ATGGCCCAAGTAACTTTTAAAACAATCATTTACATAGCCATATTGCTGATCCTCGCGTGTTTTGGCGTCGGGTATTTTCTTACAACACCGCAATGGAGCCAATATTCCATTGGGAAAGCCCAGCTGGCAAAAGTGCAAAGCGACAACGTGCAAATAACTTCCGACCTAGCCTCTGTTCAGAGCTTTTTGGACGATTATCAGACCTATCAAAAAGACGCTGATACGGTCAACCTGTCCCTCCCGATTAAATCATCAGACATGGCCAACTTTGCGGCCAGTCTCGGAGATCTGGCAAAATCATCCGGAGTAGTGCTCTCCAATATTGCCATACAAGAAACACCCACCACCGCGGCAACCACGGTTAATGCTATTCAGGTAATACCCGTGTCTCTTACTGCTTCCGGCACCTTTGCTTCGTTCAAGGACTTTATGATCAGGCTGGAAGACCATCTGCGGATAGTAGACGTAGGCCACGTGTCTTTGAAAACAGATGAAAATGGTTTAATCCAGTACCAAATGAATTTACAGACTTATTATCAGAAATAA
- the pilM gene encoding type IV pilus assembly protein PilM, protein MDIGSSNIKIVQLRPKDSKFILETYGLVNFSYQIAAKDGNNGVTQTAQLLKNLITKSRVTTNQIVASLPNSSVFTSVIEMPKIPDNEMKTAVEFEAKKYVPLPLQEVALSWSVIEDKRARNDQDLKPGNSRPELKIKVLLTAVPTTVIDNYLKVFEMAGLEPLALEIESLSLIRSLVGEDLNINLVIDIGAKSTSINLVESGYLRLSKNLNVGGDTVTGSIAQSLSVNFARAEQFKKDFGLSGSAQQIPAVMRPILDIIKSEASQLISLFESRGERIDKILLSGGGSKLPSLKEYFSGLGKPVVLADPWSQVLFSPSLRPVIEPLGLNLAVAVGLAMRRSDK, encoded by the coding sequence GTGGATATCGGATCATCAAACATCAAGATTGTCCAATTAAGGCCAAAAGATAGCAAATTTATCCTGGAAACCTACGGTTTAGTGAATTTTTCTTACCAGATTGCGGCCAAGGACGGTAATAACGGGGTGACCCAAACCGCTCAATTGCTCAAAAATCTCATTACAAAGTCAAGAGTTACAACCAATCAGATAGTCGCTTCGCTTCCCAACAGCTCGGTCTTCACCTCTGTCATTGAGATGCCGAAAATTCCCGACAATGAGATGAAAACCGCCGTAGAATTTGAAGCCAAGAAATACGTCCCCCTGCCTTTGCAAGAAGTGGCCCTGTCCTGGAGTGTAATAGAGGATAAACGGGCAAGAAATGATCAAGACCTCAAGCCCGGCAATTCCAGACCTGAATTAAAGATCAAAGTTCTGTTAACAGCAGTGCCAACCACGGTAATAGATAATTATTTGAAAGTATTTGAGATGGCGGGATTAGAGCCCTTGGCCTTGGAAATCGAATCTCTGTCGCTTATAAGATCATTGGTAGGAGAGGATTTAAACATTAATCTTGTGATTGATATTGGAGCTAAAAGCACCAGCATTAATCTTGTGGAGAGCGGATATCTGCGGCTGTCGAAGAACTTAAATGTCGGCGGAGATACGGTAACGGGAAGCATTGCACAAAGTTTGTCAGTGAACTTTGCCCGCGCCGAGCAGTTCAAAAAGGATTTTGGGTTGTCGGGTTCAGCGCAGCAGATTCCTGCCGTCATGCGGCCGATCCTGGATATCATCAAAAGCGAAGCATCCCAATTGATCAGCCTGTTTGAAAGCCGGGGGGAGCGGATTGATAAAATTTTACTCTCAGGCGGCGGCTCGAAGCTCCCGAGTTTGAAAGAATATTTTTCCGGATTAGGCAAACCCGTAGTCTTGGCCGATCCTTGGAGCCAAGTGTTGTTCTCCCCAAGCCTTAGGCCGGTTATCGAACCTTTGGGATTAAATTTGGCGGTCGCGGTCGGATTGGCAATGCGACGCTCCGATAAATAA
- a CDS encoding MFS transporter produces the protein METISRKQEWLILFAAIIASGMAFLDSSVVNIAIPAIQNQFHASFDNMLWVVNAFPLLLASLLLVSGSLSDRYGRKKVFVLGIIVFTLASILCALAQSIIQLAVFRALQGIGAAMMIPGSLTIINLSFPESRRGRAIGLWSGFSGGIAAIGPFIGGWLVQTLSWRAIFYINLPLGILALALTVYAVAETKNAESRKLDVWGTLLILLGLFGIAYGLMTGPVKTWQDRSVLAGLLGGLACLIAFVFVERKTAEPLVPSAIFRSKLVLGANLATLFLYGALNSLIFFVVLNMQQVQDFSPLKAGLALLPAVLIITFLSGFGGTVADKIGPRLPMIVGPLLVSAGTVWMIFAGVGADYFKAFLPGLILFGLGMAVVIAPLTKSALMVPEHFSGSASGVNNAVARVAALLAVAVLGAVAISFFGSSLRNRIAQTSLAVSEKQQILAQSDRLGGIEVAENFTPQEKLEAKTAIKRSFVDSFRIVLAITAVLAFISSIISAILIY, from the coding sequence ATGGAAACTATTTCACGCAAACAGGAGTGGCTGATCTTATTTGCGGCCATTATTGCCAGCGGCATGGCTTTCTTGGACAGCAGTGTTGTGAACATCGCTATCCCGGCCATTCAAAACCAATTTCACGCCAGTTTTGACAATATGCTTTGGGTCGTCAATGCCTTTCCGCTTCTTTTGGCATCATTGCTTTTGGTTTCAGGCTCATTGTCCGACCGGTACGGCAGAAAAAAAGTTTTTGTTCTGGGGATCATTGTTTTTACTCTTGCTTCGATTCTGTGCGCTTTGGCGCAAAGCATCATCCAGCTGGCGGTTTTCAGGGCTTTGCAGGGGATTGGGGCTGCGATGATGATCCCGGGAAGTTTGACCATCATTAATCTTAGTTTTCCTGAAAGCAGAAGAGGCCGGGCGATAGGTTTGTGGTCAGGCTTTTCCGGCGGGATAGCCGCAATCGGCCCGTTCATCGGCGGCTGGCTGGTCCAAACCCTGTCCTGGCGGGCAATTTTTTATATCAATCTTCCTTTAGGCATTCTGGCATTGGCCTTGACTGTATACGCCGTGGCTGAGACCAAAAATGCTGAATCAAGGAAATTGGATGTTTGGGGGACGCTGCTGATCCTGCTTGGCTTGTTCGGGATAGCTTACGGATTGATGACAGGGCCTGTCAAAACTTGGCAGGACCGATCTGTCCTGGCAGGTTTGCTTGGCGGATTGGCGTGTCTGATCGCGTTTGTTTTCGTGGAAAGAAAAACCGCCGAGCCGTTAGTTCCATCAGCGATATTCAGATCCAAACTGGTTTTGGGCGCTAACTTGGCGACTTTATTTTTATACGGAGCCCTCAACTCGCTTATATTCTTCGTGGTCTTAAATATGCAGCAGGTGCAGGATTTTTCTCCGCTTAAGGCAGGCTTAGCCTTACTGCCTGCCGTACTTATCATAACTTTCCTGTCCGGTTTCGGCGGGACAGTGGCGGATAAGATCGGTCCCAGGCTGCCTATGATCGTAGGCCCTTTACTGGTTTCTGCCGGCACTGTCTGGATGATCTTCGCGGGTGTTGGGGCGGATTATTTTAAAGCGTTTTTACCGGGCTTGATTTTGTTCGGCCTCGGCATGGCCGTGGTCATAGCTCCCTTGACCAAAAGCGCTCTGATGGTTCCGGAACATTTTTCCGGTTCAGCCTCAGGGGTCAACAATGCAGTGGCACGCGTGGCGGCGCTTTTGGCTGTCGCGGTTTTGGGGGCAGTGGCGATTTCTTTTTTTGGGAGCAGTCTTAGGAATCGGATAGCACAAACTTCACTGGCGGTTTCGGAAAAACAGCAGATCCTTGCGCAATCCGACAGACTGGGCGGCATTGAGGTTGCGGAAAATTTTACTCCGCAAGAAAAGTTAGAGGCGAAAACCGCGATCAAACGATCTTTCGTTGACAGTTTTCGCATAGTCCTTGCTATTACTGCTGTACTGGCTTTTATCAGCAGTATTATTTCAGCGATCTTGATCTATTGA
- a CDS encoding PilN domain-containing protein has translation MAEINLLQNRLKDTTNLGQRQNRLVITVLSAILVVLVGITAVIFFLNKSLADQTITATSTNQDLTKQLNDQQSKLGNAKSFQAQLANLRFLLNGHTYVSPLLDELSRVTYARSQFISLDVTQVGKIHLEGRVDSYTDLGKLILGLSTSPKFSQIKLLSAVPSTGSINGYIFSIDMNVTPDIFLKK, from the coding sequence ATGGCTGAAATAAACCTGCTTCAAAACCGATTGAAAGACACCACTAATCTCGGCCAGCGCCAAAACAGATTAGTGATTACTGTTTTGTCAGCGATTTTAGTCGTTTTAGTCGGTATTACCGCGGTAATATTTTTCCTGAATAAATCTCTGGCTGACCAGACAATTACCGCCACAAGCACCAATCAGGATCTTACGAAACAACTAAATGATCAGCAAAGCAAACTCGGAAATGCCAAGTCATTCCAGGCGCAACTGGCGAATTTGCGCTTTCTGCTGAACGGCCATACATATGTATCGCCGTTGCTGGACGAATTATCAAGGGTAACTTATGCCAGATCACAGTTCATAAGTTTGGACGTGACACAGGTCGGTAAAATTCACCTTGAAGGCCGGGTTGATTCTTATACGGATCTCGGGAAATTGATCTTGGGCCTGTCCACTTCCCCCAAATTCAGTCAGATCAAACTGTTATCCGCAGTACCGTCCACCGGCAGCATTAACGGATATATCTTCTCCATCGATATGAACGTGACACCGGATATTTTTCTTAAAAAATAA
- a CDS encoding prepilin-type N-terminal cleavage/methylation domain-containing protein: protein MKNRVITSGFTLNKVIPLGFTLIELLVVIAIIGILASIVLVSLNSGRQKSRDARRLSDVRQTITALEIYYNDQNGYPVAATATVIEGMGLGSTSGWNAAPTGTIYPDQRSCCSYSF from the coding sequence ATGAAAAATAGAGTGATAACCTCAGGTTTTACCTTGAATAAAGTAATTCCCTTAGGTTTTACCCTGATCGAATTGTTGGTTGTTATCGCCATCATCGGCATTTTGGCTTCCATCGTGCTGGTTTCCCTGAACTCTGGTCGGCAAAAATCCCGTGACGCCAGACGCCTTTCTGACGTGCGGCAGACCATAACGGCTTTGGAAATTTATTACAATGACCAAAACGGCTACCCTGTTGCGGCAACGGCTACGGTTATAGAAGGTATGGGACTCGGGTCTACCAGTGGATGGAACGCGGCTCCGACCGGAACGATTTATCCTGACCAAAGAAGCTGTTGCTCCTACTCCTTTTGA
- a CDS encoding phosphatase PAP2 family protein — translation MKFEPDSLLNLFYKLPKNLVRCFSGYNFSWQILAMVLTYILAVTGFDWAYFQFFRHTFLYTFSFSAAVLGSILPILVPGFLFIDGRIKKDPEKLNAAFALGQAAILASFVSSFYKALTGRMYPPQFLDSIDISKVFRFGFLRGGVFWGWPSSHSAIAFATAVALIMLYPKNKTVKYLALLYAFFIGVGVSISIHWFSDFVAGAIIGTVIGMVVGKSFLHRSSTIARPVSK, via the coding sequence ATGAAGTTTGAGCCAGACAGCCTTTTGAATTTATTTTATAAACTCCCGAAGAATCTTGTCCGGTGTTTTTCCGGCTATAATTTTTCCTGGCAGATATTGGCCATGGTCTTAACGTATATTCTTGCCGTCACAGGATTCGATTGGGCTTATTTTCAGTTTTTCAGGCACACCTTCCTCTATACTTTTTCGTTTTCCGCGGCTGTCCTCGGAAGTATTCTGCCGATCCTGGTTCCGGGATTTCTGTTTATTGACGGCAGGATCAAGAAAGATCCGGAAAAACTGAATGCTGCTTTTGCATTAGGGCAGGCCGCGATTCTGGCTTCATTTGTCTCATCTTTTTATAAAGCCTTGACCGGGCGAATGTATCCGCCGCAATTTTTGGATAGCATCGACATCAGCAAAGTGTTCAGATTCGGATTTTTGCGGGGAGGAGTTTTTTGGGGCTGGCCCTCTTCGCATTCGGCAATTGCTTTTGCAACTGCAGTGGCTTTGATCATGCTGTATCCGAAAAATAAAACAGTTAAATATTTAGCTCTGCTTTATGCGTTTTTTATCGGTGTGGGAGTGTCTATCAGCATCCATTGGTTCTCTGATTTTGTGGCCGGGGCCATCATCGGCACTGTGATCGGGATGGTTGTCGGCAAAAGTTTTTTGCACCGAAGTTCAACAATAGCCCGACCGGTCTCGAAATAA